A genomic window from Silene latifolia isolate original U9 population chromosome Y, ASM4854445v1, whole genome shotgun sequence includes:
- the LOC141628047 gene encoding uncharacterized protein LOC141628047, which produces MRKPELSGRLVKWSVHLKFEPRIAIKSQALADFVSDFSPTLQERADSEILTLSEAKGEQVWELHVDGASITKGAGAGLVLKSPQGELIIQAVRCEFKATNNEAEYEALILGLQLALELQISRIEVYGDSKLIVNHVNNVYTTKEPKMIAYLEMAKELKLRFASFHIQQIPRD; this is translated from the coding sequence ATGAGGAAACCTGAACTGTCAGGGAGATTGGTTAAGTGGTCTGTCCACCTGAAATTTGAACCCCGAATAGCCATAAAGTCCCAAGCCTTAGctgactttgtgtcagactttaGTCCCACCCTTCAAGAACGAGCCGACAGTGAAATCTTGACCCTAAGTGAGGCTAAAGGGGAGCAGGTATGGGAGTTACATGTTGATGGGGCATCCATTACGAAGGGAGCAGGGGCAGGACTGGTCCTGAAATCACCTCAGGGGGAACTGATAATACAGGCAGTACGGTGTGAGTTCAAAGCAACGAATAACGAGGCTGAATACGAGGCCCTAATCTTAGGACTCCAATTAGCCTTAGAATTGCAAATCAGCCGCATCGAGGTGTATGGTGACTCCAAACTGATCGTAAACCATGTGAATAATGTATACACGACCAAGGAACCTAAAATGATAGCCTACCTGGAAATGGCGAAGGAGCTCAAACTCCGCTTTGCCTCCTTCCACATCCAGCAAATACCAAGGGATTAG
- the LOC141628048 gene encoding uncharacterized protein LOC141628048, whose protein sequence is MEVATPECYADSPFVESIGLVSMPKGFITPTMTLYDGTEDPLEHINQYKQKMMVVAATRPEKEACMCKGFSSTLSGAALQWFVNLPNKSISSFAGLVNVFNQQFASSRKPEKLSNDLYRIVQRFEESTRDYLARFNVKKISIPRCDPTTVVNAFRRGMHRDSDLYKDLTKHPSCATFEEVKQMVEATYRLEEDEDRRDLYGTESSIRKITTERKNERAKPYSKNTVNKVSREGETESTEAPPKLSEYGFTTGLAGVMKAIRELGQRARWPKKPIPRENDRRDASKRCEYHNDIGHNTEDCVVLRKEVKHLYSAGCLDHLLPKGAKYGKVVNIITGGSEICGLTYSAAKRHVTETEEDKPEFSLRVSRQDLPAISFDEADVPDEAEHHHDALIITLSIGNCLVKKILVDTGSSVNLIMLETLKNMGFKRERPGEEGSTLGRFQRRNQTVPWRNSGTYLCRGYEQTGTILGH, encoded by the exons ATGGAGGTAGCAACCCCGGAGTGCTATGCGGATTCCCCCTTCGTGGAAAGCATTGGCCTTGTCAGCATGCCAAAGGGGTTCATCACACCAACAATGACGTTGTATGATGGAACAGAGGATCCACTGGAGCACATCAACCAGTACAAACAGAAAATGATGGTGGTTGCAGCAACAAGGCCTGAAAAGGAGGCatgtatgtgcaaaggattcaGTTCCACCTTGTCAGGAGCCGCACTCCAGTGGTTCGTTAACCTTCCTAACAAGTCCATTTCGAGCTTCGCAGGGTTAGTGAATGTTTTCAATCAGCAGTTCGCAAGCAGTCGCAAGCCAGAAAAATTATCCAATGATCTATACCGCATCGTCCAGAGGTTCGAGGAGTCCACCAGGGATTATCTTGCCAGATTCAATGTGAAAAAAATATCTATCCCTAGGTGCGACCCTACAACAGTAGTCAACGCCTTCAGAAGGGGAATGCATCGCGACTCTGATTTGTACAAGGATCTCACCAAGCATCCATCATGTGCCACCTTTGAGGAAGTCAAGCAAATGGTAGAGGCTACTTATCGCctagaggaggatgaggatagaaGGGACCTATATGGAACAGAGTCGTCCATCAGAAAAATCACAACAGAGAGAAAGAATGAAAGAGCCAAACCCTACAGCAAGAACACAGTGAACAAAGTCTCAAGAGAAGGAGAAACAGAGAGCACCGAGGCTCCACCTAAGCTCAGCGAGTATGGGTTCACCACTGGACTTGCTGGGGTAATGAAGGCAATCAGGGAGCTAGGGCAGAGGGCCAGGTGGCCAAAGAAGCCTATTCCCAGGGAGAACGATAGAAGAGATGCCAGCAAAAGGTGTGAATACCACAACGATATTGGCCACAATACAGAAGATTGTGTAGTACTACGAAAGGAAGTGAAGCACCTCTACAGTGCTGGATGCTTGGATCACCTGCTCCCCAAGGGGGCGAAATATGGAAAG GTAGTGAACATCATCACAGGGGGGTCGGAGATATGTGGTCTCACTTATTCAGCAGCAAAGCGCCATGTAACCGAGACTGAAGAAGATAAACCAGAGTTCTCCCTCAGGGTCAGCAGACAGGATCTACCAGCAATCTCATTCGACGAGGCAGACGTACCTGATGAGGCAGAACACCACCATGACGCCTTGATCATTACCCTTTCTATAGGGAATTGCCTTGTTAAAAAGatattggtagatacaggaagctctgtGAATCTGATAATGCTGGAAACCTTGAAGAACATGGGGTTTAAGCGAGAAAGACCTGGTGAAGAAGGCAGTACCCTTGGTAGGTTTCAGCGGAGAAACCAAACAGTCCCTTGGAGAAATAGTGGTACCTACCTTTGCAGGGGGTATGAACAAACAGGTACGATACTTGGTCATTGA